One region of Juglans microcarpa x Juglans regia isolate MS1-56 chromosome 7S, Jm3101_v1.0, whole genome shotgun sequence genomic DNA includes:
- the LOC121241684 gene encoding zinc finger protein 3-like, with the protein MKLKEKIIEGSVDVDDDDHHQHQQQPVGSSSTTTTTSRVLLDLKLSDGTGSDDCHGKTENMELSLFKYSAINVGSSSSSSDQEAANEPISDKNPSEKLSVSETTTKVFSCSFCKREFSTSQALGGHQNAHKQERALVKRRQAGMDMAAASAFGLPNFPNYYPYSSISSQYPKYGSLSTQRSNNNIGVRMESMIHKPSSSLPWPTSSGSTFRPFGQGGWSSRQAMLMNNSQPLSLDQRLRLEGFQAHNGAITLHNSVGNTSASRFEEIGAASSSTNIHSTSINNEIRPSTSDFLNRDKQLLPPRSSNDHHHDHHDTDHQGLDLSLKL; encoded by the coding sequence ATGaaacttaaagaaaaaatcatcGAAGGTTCTGTTGacgttgatgatgatgatcatcatcagcaTCAGCAACAGCCCGTGGGATcgagtagtactactactactacttctCGTGTCTTGCTGGATTTGAAGCTTTCTGATGGTACTGGTTCCGACGATTGTCATGGCAAGACGGAGAATATGGAACTCAGTCTTTTCAAGTACTCTGCCATTAATGTTggttcctcctcttcttcttccgaTCAGGAGGCTGCCAACGAGCCAATCTCGGACAAGAACCCTAGCGAAAAGCTGTCAGTATCAGAGACGACGACTAAGGTTTTTTCATGCAGCTTTTGCAAGAGAGAGTTCTCCACGTCCCAAGCATTGGGAGGGCATCAAAACGCCCATAAACAAGAGCGTGCATTGGTTAAACGACGTCAAGCAGGGATGGATATGGCAGCGGCGAGTGCTTTCGGACTCCCAAACTTTCCTAATTACTATCCCTATTCAAGCATTTCTTCACAGTACCCTAAATATGGATCTTTGAGTACTCAAAGATCTAACAATAATATTGGGGTTCGGATGGAATCCATGATTCACAAGCCTTCTTCTAGTCTGCCATGGCCAACCTCATCTGGGTCGACGTTTCGTCCATTTGGCCAAGGCGGGTGGTCATCAAGGCAGGCCATGCTAATGAACAATTCACAGCCATTATCCCTTGATCAGAGGCTAAGGTTGGAGGGTTTTCAGGCACATAATGGTGCAATTACACTTCATAATTCTGTAGGGAATACTTCAGCTTCGAGATTTGAGGAAATTGGTGCTGCATCTTCCAGCACCAACATTCATAGCACTTCAATCAACAACGAAATCAGGCCAAGTACCAGTGATTTCCTGAACCGAGACAAGCAGCTGCTGCCTCCGAGATCAAgcaatgatcatcatcatgatcatcacgACACTGATCATCAAGGACTGGATTTGTCACTCaagctttaa